Proteins encoded together in one Coregonus clupeaformis isolate EN_2021a chromosome 30, ASM2061545v1, whole genome shotgun sequence window:
- the dmd gene encoding dystrophin isoform X8, with translation MREQLRNHQTQTTCWDHPKMAELYQSLADLNNVRFSAYRTAMKLRRLQKALCLDLLGMPAACEVFEQHGLKQNEQLMDIMQVMTCLTSLYEKLDQQHGNLVNVPLCVDMCLNWLLNVYDTGRSGKIRTLSFKTGIISLCKAHLEDKYRFLFRQVASATGFCDQRRLGLLLHDSIQIPRQLGEVASFGGSNIEPSVRSCFQFANNKPELEAAMFLDWMRLEPQSMVWLPVLHRVAAAETAKHQAKCNICKECPIIGFRYRSLKHFNYDICQSCFFSGRVAKGHKMQYPMVEYCTPTTSGEDVRDFAKVLKNKFRTKRYFAKHPRMGYLPVQTILEGDNLET, from the exons ATGAGGGAGCAGCTACGAAA CCACCAGACACAGACAACATGCTGGGACCATCCCAAGATGGCCGAGCTCTACCAGTCTCTGG CCGACCTGAACAACGTGCGTTTCTCAGCCTACCGGACAGCCATGAAGCTGAGGCGCCTGCAGAAAGCTCTCTGTC TGGACCTCCTGGGTATGCCTGCGGCGTGTGAGGTCTTTGAGCAGCATGGCCTGAAGCAGAATGAGCAGCTGATGGACATCATGCAGGTGATGACATGTCTGACCAGCCTCTATGAGAAACTGGACCAGCAGCATGGGAACCTGGTCAACGTCCCGCTGTGTGTCGACATGTGTCTCAACTGGCTGCTCAATGTTTACGACAC AGGAAGAAGTGGAAAAATCAGAACTCTGTCCTTCAAAACTGGCATCATCTCACTCTGCAAAGCACACCTGGAGGACAAATACAGAT TCCTGTTCCGCCAGGTAGCCAGTGCGACAGGGTTCTGTGACCAGCGGAGGCTGGGTCTTCTCCTCCATGATTCCATCCAGATCCCCCGTCAGCTGGGAGAGGTGGCCTCCTTCGGGGGCTCCAACATCGAGCCCAGCGTCCGCAGCTGCTTCCAGTTT GCCAATAACAAGCCGGAGCTGGAGGCTGCTATGTTCCTGGACTGGATGCGTCTGGAGCCTCAGTCGATGGTGTGGCTGCCTGTCTTACATCGTGTGGCAGCTGCTGAGACAGCCAAACACCAGGCCAAGTGTAACATCTGCAAAGAGTGTCCTATCATCGGCttcag GTACCGAAGCTTAAAGCACTTTAACTATGACATCTGCCAAAGCTGCTTCTTCTCTGGCCGTGTGGCAAAGGGACACAAGATGCAGTACCCCATGGTGGAGTACTGTACGCCG actACGTCAGGAGAGGATGTGAGGGACTTTGCCAAGGTACTGAAAAACAAATTCAGGACCAAACGATACTTCGCTAAGCACCCTCGCATGGGCTACCTCCCTGTACAGACCATCTTGGAGGGAGACAACCTGGAGACGTga